From Ananas comosus cultivar F153 linkage group 8, ASM154086v1, whole genome shotgun sequence, one genomic window encodes:
- the LOC109714303 gene encoding uncharacterized protein LOC109714303 isoform X1: MMGSLNLTLAAISWSLLLLLSPSVATSAAAAAAAKAAAPPESRPEWETLTKRNYSSQIRLHPNVLLMVTVPWSGESRSLMDEIKHLVAINGLEFGPLKLMIVYRNSEKMLADVLGAAEGISLFYYHHSTSYKYGGRLRAQNILSSVYHIMSLKHDEIPLKPLRTREELENFLQSTDKSVLLLDFCGWTAKLMQKSKDGAYESSSASNNKSLNAYITGEVNMESDGRPEVSIDEKVARNPGYEFIWDQKQVVENEELNFGAEAQVIGSPWEGGFALANQSVSQQIENREADTGMTCMMEEFKLFESFYTKFVALAREYFLPPERQRYGLVSERSLLPLLGIDSQEMWLLMVHFSGCPNCSIIVKEGDQIRTVLQSHHPLVKELEVDGHNIDATFPANRPSIVLFVDRSSESSIVRGESKLSLEVLRKFARQNQLSYRMFEGLHNNSSEIPLRAPRGSSSKSKTGLDSLVPKIMKIRDNMAVMVVDNGERISVKNSDNDHQGNTLFDIVAQLLQQTKSAHTEKQTRISLLAKEVGFQLLSEDFEVRVVDSLRAYEGNGESEVVIEGAVTSLKDQTPAILGENFDNNMSTTDSDKKDTIDKTQDTETDLISNILYETSAGFIRMKDNDLFDATDKTGVVEDKKSDVKDLEDNPHQIQEVPGNDDKLADTVGNEVREIEISDFESTKANEFQLGEELHNFEEDIKEHHVGSVEGNLDTPKEAAVNSISTSPSFSDEGLEEFRSTLVRNLDGLNNEFGPFLGSVFVIDAGYRLLRSLTARSSVPSLVILDPIFQEHYVFPEETEISYSSVVNFVDKFLNRSLSPYQRSASSITTTKEFPRPPFVNLDFHEAYAVPRVTANTFCELVIGIRACKFEKGVSSDSENFTSAWTNDILVLFSNSWCGFCQRMELVVREVYRAFKNYMTVSAVHAKNIDPLHFEDNSGESLLSSPPIVYLMDCTLNDCSSFLRPMGKELYPTLVLYPAENKTGIFYEGDMSVINIMEFLESHGSNSHYLTKHKGFLWTHAREQNEERSNLHDASLTVQALDYSEAGIAVGQDSSRLHYEREPIVVGSILTATDKLVNAVPFDNSTILIVSADPQDGFQGLIINKPLKWDIFKDQFNEIAPLKQAPLFYGGPVTLQSFPLVSMARKAFEGYVDVIQGVYFGNPVATSSVIRQIKLGDRSVDDFWFFLGYSGWAYDQLFDELNGGSWHLSDHPIEHLDWPES, encoded by the exons ATGATGGGGTCGCTAAACCTAACCCTCGCCGCGATCTCGTGGtcgcttctcctcctcctctcaccATCGGtggccacctccgccgccgccgccgccgccgcgaaggcggcggcgccgccggagTCGAGGCCGGAGTGGGAAACCCTCACCAAGAGGAACTACTCTTCCCAGATCCGTCTCCATCCCAACGTCCTCCTCATGGTCACCGTCCCCT GGTCTGGAGAGTCACGTTCCCTAATGGACGAAATAAAGCATCTAGTCGCTATTAATGGGCTGGAGTTCGGTCCTCTAAAGTTGATGATTGTTTATAGAAATTCTGAGAAGATGCTAGCAGATGTTCTTGGTGCTGCTGAGGGAATAAGTCTGTTTTACTATCATCATTCTACTTCATACAAGTATGGCGGGAGGCTCCGTgcacaaaatatattatcttcCGTGTATCATATTATGTCACTTAAACATGATGAAATCCCTTTGAAGCCCCTGCGTACTCGGGAAGAGCTTGAGAATTTTCTCCAGTCAACCGATAAATCTGTACTTCTGCTGGATTTCTGCGGGTGGACTGCCAAATTGATGCAGAAAAGTAAAGATGGAGCATATGAGAGTTCCTCAGCATCAAACAATAAGTCGTTAAATG CTTACATCACTGGAGAAGTCAACATGGAATCAGATGGGAGACCAGAAGTCAGCATTGACGAGAAG GTGGCAAGAAATCCTGGTTATGAATTTATTTGGGATCAAAAACAGGTTGTGGAAAATGAAGAACTAAATTTTGGGGCTGAAGCTCAGGTAATTGGTTCTCCCTGGGAGGGTGGATTTGCTTTGGCAAATCAAAGTGTCTCACAGCAAATTGAGAATAGAGAGGCCGATACTGGAATGACATGTATGATGGAAGAGTTTAAGTTGTTTGAGTCTTTCTATACAAAGTTTGTAGCTCTTGCAAGAGAATATTTTTTGCCCCCTGAGAGGCAGAGATATGGTTTGGTGTCTGAAAGATCATTGTTACCTTTATTGGGCATCGACAGCCAAGAGATGTGGCTACTTATGGTACATTTTTCAGGATGCCCCAACTGTTCAATCATAGTTAAAGAAGGAGACCAGATTAGAACTGTCTTGCAAAGTCATCATCCTCTCGTCAAGGAG CTTGAGGTTGATGGGCACAACATTGATGCTACTTTTCCGGCAAACAGGCCTTCAATAGTTCTATTTGTTGATAGGTCATCAGAATCATCTATAGTAAGAGGAGAAAGCAAGTTATCTCTTGAGGTTCTCAGAAAGTTTGCACGGCAAAATCAGCTATCTTACCGAATGTTTGAAGGACTACACAACAATAGCTCTGAGATTCCTCTTCGAGCTCCTCGTGGAAGTAGTAGTAAAAGTAAGACCGGATTGGATTCTCTTGTCCCTAAGATAATGAAAATAAGGGATAATATGGCTGTAATGGTTGTTGATAATGGTGAAAGAATTTCAGTAAAAAACAGCGACAATGATCACCAAGGCAATACTTTGTTTGATATTGTGGCACAATTGCTTCAGCAAACAAAATCTGCACATACAGAAAAGCAGACCAGAATTAGTTTACTAGCAAAGGAAGTTGGCTTTCAGCTGTTATCCGAAGATTTTGAAGTTCGGGTGGTGGATTCCTTGCGAGCTTATGAGGGAAATGGTGAGTCAGAGGTTGTGATCGAGGGTGCAGTTACCAGTTTAAAGGATCAAACTCCTGCAATTCTTGGCGAGAATTTTGATAACAATATGAGTACAACGGATAGTGATAAAAAAGACACCATCGATAAAACTCAAGATACGGAAACTGATTTAATTTCTAATATTCTCTACGAAACTTCCGCTGGCTTTATTCGTATGAAAGATAATGATCTTTTCGATGCAACTGACAAAACTGGAGTGGTAGAGGACAAAAAATCTGATGTTAAAGATCTGGAAGATAATCCTCATCAAATTCAAGAAGTCCCTGGTAATGACGACAAACTTGCAGATACAGTAGGTAATGAGGTAAGGGAAATTGAGATAAGTGATTTCGAGAGCACAAAAGCTAATGAGTTTCAACTTGGGGAAGAACTGCATAATTTTGAGGAAGACATTAAAGAGCATCATGTTGGCAGTGTGGAGGGCAACCTAGATACACCCAAGGAAGCTGCAGTAAATTCGATCTCTACTTCCCCAAGTTTTTCTGATGAGGGCTTAGAAGAATTTAGATCTACATTAGTGAGAAATTTGGATGGGCTGAATAATGAGTTTGGACCTTTTCTAGGTTCTGTTTTTGTGATTGATGCTGGGTATCGGCTGCTGAGATCTCTAACTGCTCGATCTAGTGTTCCTTCTCTGGTAATACTTGATCCAATTTTTCAAGAGCATTATGTTTTTCCTGAGGAAACAGAAATCAGCTACTCTTCGGTAGTTAATTTTGTAGACAAATTTCTGAACCGAAGTCTCTCTCCGTATCAACGTTCCGCTTCATCTATTACAACTACAAAGGAATTCCCAAGGCCACCATTTGTAAATCTGGATTTCCATGAGGCCTATGCTGTACCTCGAGTGACGGCAAACACATTTTGTGAACTAGTTATTGGAATTAGAGCCTGCAAATTTGAAAAAGGAGTATCTTCAGACTCTGAAAATTTTACATCTGCTTGGACGAATGATATTTTGGTGCTTTTCAGCAATTCTTGGTGCGGATTTTGCCAGCGCATGGAGCTTGTTGTGCGTGAAGTATACCGGGCTTTTAAGAACTATATGACCGTGTCCGCCGTTCATGCAAAGAACATTGATCCTTTGCATTTTGAAG ATAATAGTGGAGAATCTCTCCTAAGTAGTCCACCAATTGTATACTTGATGGATTGCACACTGAATGACTGTTCTTCATTCTTAAGGCCTATGGGGAAG GAACTTTACCCAACATTAGTGCTTTATCCAGCAGAGAATAAAACTGGCATTTTTTACGAAGGTGACATGTCAGTCATCAACATTATGGAATTCTTGGAATCTCATGGAAGCAATTCTCACTATCTGACTAAGCATAAAG GATTCTTGTGGACTCATGCTAGAGAACAAAATGAGGAAAGATCAAATTTACATGATGCATCTTTGACAGTGCAAGCGCTCGATTACAGTGAAGCTGGTATAGCAGTCGGACAGGATAGCAGTCGCTTGCATTATGAGAGAGAACCTATTGTTGTGGGCTCCATCCTTACTGCCACCGATAAGCTTGTGAATGCCGTCCCATTCGACAACTCAACAATCCTCATTGTATCAGCTGACCCACAAGATGGCTTTCAAGGCTTGATCATCAATAAGCCTTTAAAATGGGACATATTTAAGGATCAATTCAATGAGATAGCACCTCTAAAGCAAGCACCCCTTTTCTATGGAGGCCCTGTCACTCTCCAAAGCTTTCCTCTTGTTAGTATGGCCCGAAAAGCTTTCGAGGGGTATGTGGATGTAATACAGGGAGTTTATTTCGGCAATCCGGTGGCTACGAGCTCGGTAATAAGACAGATAAAGTTGGGAGATCGATCTGTTGATGATTTCTGGTTTTTTCTAGGTTACTCTGGTTGGGCATACGACCAACTGTTTGATGAGTTGAATGGAGGATCGTGGCATTTAAGCGACCATCCGATCGAACACTTAGATTGGCCGGAAAGCTGA
- the LOC109714303 gene encoding uncharacterized protein LOC109714303 isoform X2, protein MMGSLNLTLAAISWSLLLLLSPSVATSAAAAAAAKAAAPPESRPEWETLTKRNYSSQIRLHPNVLLMVTVPWSGESRSLMDEIKHLVAINGLEFGPLKLMIVYRNSEKMLADVLGAAEGISLFYYHHSTSYKYGGRLRAQNILSSVYHIMSLKHDEIPLKPLRTREELENFLQSTDKSVLLLDFCGWTAKLMQKSKDGAYESSSASNNKSLNAYITGEVNMESDGRPEVSIDEKVVENEELNFGAEAQVIGSPWEGGFALANQSVSQQIENREADTGMTCMMEEFKLFESFYTKFVALAREYFLPPERQRYGLVSERSLLPLLGIDSQEMWLLMVHFSGCPNCSIIVKEGDQIRTVLQSHHPLVKELEVDGHNIDATFPANRPSIVLFVDRSSESSIVRGESKLSLEVLRKFARQNQLSYRMFEGLHNNSSEIPLRAPRGSSSKSKTGLDSLVPKIMKIRDNMAVMVVDNGERISVKNSDNDHQGNTLFDIVAQLLQQTKSAHTEKQTRISLLAKEVGFQLLSEDFEVRVVDSLRAYEGNGESEVVIEGAVTSLKDQTPAILGENFDNNMSTTDSDKKDTIDKTQDTETDLISNILYETSAGFIRMKDNDLFDATDKTGVVEDKKSDVKDLEDNPHQIQEVPGNDDKLADTVGNEVREIEISDFESTKANEFQLGEELHNFEEDIKEHHVGSVEGNLDTPKEAAVNSISTSPSFSDEGLEEFRSTLVRNLDGLNNEFGPFLGSVFVIDAGYRLLRSLTARSSVPSLVILDPIFQEHYVFPEETEISYSSVVNFVDKFLNRSLSPYQRSASSITTTKEFPRPPFVNLDFHEAYAVPRVTANTFCELVIGIRACKFEKGVSSDSENFTSAWTNDILVLFSNSWCGFCQRMELVVREVYRAFKNYMTVSAVHAKNIDPLHFEDNSGESLLSSPPIVYLMDCTLNDCSSFLRPMGKELYPTLVLYPAENKTGIFYEGDMSVINIMEFLESHGSNSHYLTKHKGFLWTHAREQNEERSNLHDASLTVQALDYSEAGIAVGQDSSRLHYEREPIVVGSILTATDKLVNAVPFDNSTILIVSADPQDGFQGLIINKPLKWDIFKDQFNEIAPLKQAPLFYGGPVTLQSFPLVSMARKAFEGYVDVIQGVYFGNPVATSSVIRQIKLGDRSVDDFWFFLGYSGWAYDQLFDELNGGSWHLSDHPIEHLDWPES, encoded by the exons ATGATGGGGTCGCTAAACCTAACCCTCGCCGCGATCTCGTGGtcgcttctcctcctcctctcaccATCGGtggccacctccgccgccgccgccgccgccgcgaaggcggcggcgccgccggagTCGAGGCCGGAGTGGGAAACCCTCACCAAGAGGAACTACTCTTCCCAGATCCGTCTCCATCCCAACGTCCTCCTCATGGTCACCGTCCCCT GGTCTGGAGAGTCACGTTCCCTAATGGACGAAATAAAGCATCTAGTCGCTATTAATGGGCTGGAGTTCGGTCCTCTAAAGTTGATGATTGTTTATAGAAATTCTGAGAAGATGCTAGCAGATGTTCTTGGTGCTGCTGAGGGAATAAGTCTGTTTTACTATCATCATTCTACTTCATACAAGTATGGCGGGAGGCTCCGTgcacaaaatatattatcttcCGTGTATCATATTATGTCACTTAAACATGATGAAATCCCTTTGAAGCCCCTGCGTACTCGGGAAGAGCTTGAGAATTTTCTCCAGTCAACCGATAAATCTGTACTTCTGCTGGATTTCTGCGGGTGGACTGCCAAATTGATGCAGAAAAGTAAAGATGGAGCATATGAGAGTTCCTCAGCATCAAACAATAAGTCGTTAAATG CTTACATCACTGGAGAAGTCAACATGGAATCAGATGGGAGACCAGAAGTCAGCATTGACGAGAAG GTTGTGGAAAATGAAGAACTAAATTTTGGGGCTGAAGCTCAGGTAATTGGTTCTCCCTGGGAGGGTGGATTTGCTTTGGCAAATCAAAGTGTCTCACAGCAAATTGAGAATAGAGAGGCCGATACTGGAATGACATGTATGATGGAAGAGTTTAAGTTGTTTGAGTCTTTCTATACAAAGTTTGTAGCTCTTGCAAGAGAATATTTTTTGCCCCCTGAGAGGCAGAGATATGGTTTGGTGTCTGAAAGATCATTGTTACCTTTATTGGGCATCGACAGCCAAGAGATGTGGCTACTTATGGTACATTTTTCAGGATGCCCCAACTGTTCAATCATAGTTAAAGAAGGAGACCAGATTAGAACTGTCTTGCAAAGTCATCATCCTCTCGTCAAGGAG CTTGAGGTTGATGGGCACAACATTGATGCTACTTTTCCGGCAAACAGGCCTTCAATAGTTCTATTTGTTGATAGGTCATCAGAATCATCTATAGTAAGAGGAGAAAGCAAGTTATCTCTTGAGGTTCTCAGAAAGTTTGCACGGCAAAATCAGCTATCTTACCGAATGTTTGAAGGACTACACAACAATAGCTCTGAGATTCCTCTTCGAGCTCCTCGTGGAAGTAGTAGTAAAAGTAAGACCGGATTGGATTCTCTTGTCCCTAAGATAATGAAAATAAGGGATAATATGGCTGTAATGGTTGTTGATAATGGTGAAAGAATTTCAGTAAAAAACAGCGACAATGATCACCAAGGCAATACTTTGTTTGATATTGTGGCACAATTGCTTCAGCAAACAAAATCTGCACATACAGAAAAGCAGACCAGAATTAGTTTACTAGCAAAGGAAGTTGGCTTTCAGCTGTTATCCGAAGATTTTGAAGTTCGGGTGGTGGATTCCTTGCGAGCTTATGAGGGAAATGGTGAGTCAGAGGTTGTGATCGAGGGTGCAGTTACCAGTTTAAAGGATCAAACTCCTGCAATTCTTGGCGAGAATTTTGATAACAATATGAGTACAACGGATAGTGATAAAAAAGACACCATCGATAAAACTCAAGATACGGAAACTGATTTAATTTCTAATATTCTCTACGAAACTTCCGCTGGCTTTATTCGTATGAAAGATAATGATCTTTTCGATGCAACTGACAAAACTGGAGTGGTAGAGGACAAAAAATCTGATGTTAAAGATCTGGAAGATAATCCTCATCAAATTCAAGAAGTCCCTGGTAATGACGACAAACTTGCAGATACAGTAGGTAATGAGGTAAGGGAAATTGAGATAAGTGATTTCGAGAGCACAAAAGCTAATGAGTTTCAACTTGGGGAAGAACTGCATAATTTTGAGGAAGACATTAAAGAGCATCATGTTGGCAGTGTGGAGGGCAACCTAGATACACCCAAGGAAGCTGCAGTAAATTCGATCTCTACTTCCCCAAGTTTTTCTGATGAGGGCTTAGAAGAATTTAGATCTACATTAGTGAGAAATTTGGATGGGCTGAATAATGAGTTTGGACCTTTTCTAGGTTCTGTTTTTGTGATTGATGCTGGGTATCGGCTGCTGAGATCTCTAACTGCTCGATCTAGTGTTCCTTCTCTGGTAATACTTGATCCAATTTTTCAAGAGCATTATGTTTTTCCTGAGGAAACAGAAATCAGCTACTCTTCGGTAGTTAATTTTGTAGACAAATTTCTGAACCGAAGTCTCTCTCCGTATCAACGTTCCGCTTCATCTATTACAACTACAAAGGAATTCCCAAGGCCACCATTTGTAAATCTGGATTTCCATGAGGCCTATGCTGTACCTCGAGTGACGGCAAACACATTTTGTGAACTAGTTATTGGAATTAGAGCCTGCAAATTTGAAAAAGGAGTATCTTCAGACTCTGAAAATTTTACATCTGCTTGGACGAATGATATTTTGGTGCTTTTCAGCAATTCTTGGTGCGGATTTTGCCAGCGCATGGAGCTTGTTGTGCGTGAAGTATACCGGGCTTTTAAGAACTATATGACCGTGTCCGCCGTTCATGCAAAGAACATTGATCCTTTGCATTTTGAAG ATAATAGTGGAGAATCTCTCCTAAGTAGTCCACCAATTGTATACTTGATGGATTGCACACTGAATGACTGTTCTTCATTCTTAAGGCCTATGGGGAAG GAACTTTACCCAACATTAGTGCTTTATCCAGCAGAGAATAAAACTGGCATTTTTTACGAAGGTGACATGTCAGTCATCAACATTATGGAATTCTTGGAATCTCATGGAAGCAATTCTCACTATCTGACTAAGCATAAAG GATTCTTGTGGACTCATGCTAGAGAACAAAATGAGGAAAGATCAAATTTACATGATGCATCTTTGACAGTGCAAGCGCTCGATTACAGTGAAGCTGGTATAGCAGTCGGACAGGATAGCAGTCGCTTGCATTATGAGAGAGAACCTATTGTTGTGGGCTCCATCCTTACTGCCACCGATAAGCTTGTGAATGCCGTCCCATTCGACAACTCAACAATCCTCATTGTATCAGCTGACCCACAAGATGGCTTTCAAGGCTTGATCATCAATAAGCCTTTAAAATGGGACATATTTAAGGATCAATTCAATGAGATAGCACCTCTAAAGCAAGCACCCCTTTTCTATGGAGGCCCTGTCACTCTCCAAAGCTTTCCTCTTGTTAGTATGGCCCGAAAAGCTTTCGAGGGGTATGTGGATGTAATACAGGGAGTTTATTTCGGCAATCCGGTGGCTACGAGCTCGGTAATAAGACAGATAAAGTTGGGAGATCGATCTGTTGATGATTTCTGGTTTTTTCTAGGTTACTCTGGTTGGGCATACGACCAACTGTTTGATGAGTTGAATGGAGGATCGTGGCATTTAAGCGACCATCCGATCGAACACTTAGATTGGCCGGAAAGCTGA
- the LOC109714303 gene encoding uncharacterized protein LOC109714303 isoform X3 translates to MMGSLNLTLAAISWSLLLLLSPSVATSAAAAAAAKAAAPPESRPEWETLTKRNYSSQIRLHPNVLLMVTVPWSGESRSLMDEIKHLVAINGLEFGPLKLMIVYRNSEKMLADVLGAAEGISLFYYHHSTSYKYGGRLRAQNILSSVYHIMSLKHDEIPLKPLRTREELENFLQSTDKSVLLLDFCGWTAKLMQKSKDGAYESSSASNNKSLNAYITGEVNMESDGRPEVSIDEKVARNPGYEFIWDQKQVVENEELNFGAEAQVIGSPWEGGFALANQSVSQQIENREADTGMTCMMEEFKLFESFYTKFVALAREYFLPPERQRYGLVSERSLLPLLGIDSQEMWLLMVHFSGCPNCSIIVKEGDQIRTVLQSHHPLVKELEVDGHNIDATFPANRPSIVLFVDRSSESSIVRGESKLSLEVLRKFARQNQLSYRMFEGLHNNSSEIPLRAPRGSSSKSKTGLDSLVPKIMKIRDNMAVMVVDNGERISVKNSDNDHQGNTLFDIVAQLLQQTKSAHTEKQTRISLLAKEVGFQLLSEDFEVRVVDSLRAYEGNGESEVVIEGAVTSLKDQTPAILGENFDNNMSTTDSDKKDTIDKTQDTETDLISNILYETSAGFIRMKDNDLFDATDKTGVVEDKKSDVKDLEDNPHQIQEVPGNDDKLADTVGNEVREIEISDFESTKANEFQLGEELHNFEEDIKEHHVGSVEGNLDTPKEAAVNSISTSPSFSDEGLEEFRSTLVRNLDGLNNEFGPFLGSVFVIDAGYRLLRSLTARSSVPSLVILDPIFQEHYVFPEETEISYSSVVNFVDKFLNRSLSPYQRSASSITTTKEFPRPPFVNLDFHEAYAVPRVTANTFCELVIGIRACKFEKGVSSDSENFTSAWTNDILVLFSNSWCGFCQRMELVVREVYRAFKNYMTVSAVHAKNIDPLHFEDNSGESLLSSPPIVYLMDCTLNDCSSFLRPMGKCFIQQRIKLAFFTKVTCQSSTLWNSWNLMEAILTI, encoded by the exons ATGATGGGGTCGCTAAACCTAACCCTCGCCGCGATCTCGTGGtcgcttctcctcctcctctcaccATCGGtggccacctccgccgccgccgccgccgccgcgaaggcggcggcgccgccggagTCGAGGCCGGAGTGGGAAACCCTCACCAAGAGGAACTACTCTTCCCAGATCCGTCTCCATCCCAACGTCCTCCTCATGGTCACCGTCCCCT GGTCTGGAGAGTCACGTTCCCTAATGGACGAAATAAAGCATCTAGTCGCTATTAATGGGCTGGAGTTCGGTCCTCTAAAGTTGATGATTGTTTATAGAAATTCTGAGAAGATGCTAGCAGATGTTCTTGGTGCTGCTGAGGGAATAAGTCTGTTTTACTATCATCATTCTACTTCATACAAGTATGGCGGGAGGCTCCGTgcacaaaatatattatcttcCGTGTATCATATTATGTCACTTAAACATGATGAAATCCCTTTGAAGCCCCTGCGTACTCGGGAAGAGCTTGAGAATTTTCTCCAGTCAACCGATAAATCTGTACTTCTGCTGGATTTCTGCGGGTGGACTGCCAAATTGATGCAGAAAAGTAAAGATGGAGCATATGAGAGTTCCTCAGCATCAAACAATAAGTCGTTAAATG CTTACATCACTGGAGAAGTCAACATGGAATCAGATGGGAGACCAGAAGTCAGCATTGACGAGAAG GTGGCAAGAAATCCTGGTTATGAATTTATTTGGGATCAAAAACAGGTTGTGGAAAATGAAGAACTAAATTTTGGGGCTGAAGCTCAGGTAATTGGTTCTCCCTGGGAGGGTGGATTTGCTTTGGCAAATCAAAGTGTCTCACAGCAAATTGAGAATAGAGAGGCCGATACTGGAATGACATGTATGATGGAAGAGTTTAAGTTGTTTGAGTCTTTCTATACAAAGTTTGTAGCTCTTGCAAGAGAATATTTTTTGCCCCCTGAGAGGCAGAGATATGGTTTGGTGTCTGAAAGATCATTGTTACCTTTATTGGGCATCGACAGCCAAGAGATGTGGCTACTTATGGTACATTTTTCAGGATGCCCCAACTGTTCAATCATAGTTAAAGAAGGAGACCAGATTAGAACTGTCTTGCAAAGTCATCATCCTCTCGTCAAGGAG CTTGAGGTTGATGGGCACAACATTGATGCTACTTTTCCGGCAAACAGGCCTTCAATAGTTCTATTTGTTGATAGGTCATCAGAATCATCTATAGTAAGAGGAGAAAGCAAGTTATCTCTTGAGGTTCTCAGAAAGTTTGCACGGCAAAATCAGCTATCTTACCGAATGTTTGAAGGACTACACAACAATAGCTCTGAGATTCCTCTTCGAGCTCCTCGTGGAAGTAGTAGTAAAAGTAAGACCGGATTGGATTCTCTTGTCCCTAAGATAATGAAAATAAGGGATAATATGGCTGTAATGGTTGTTGATAATGGTGAAAGAATTTCAGTAAAAAACAGCGACAATGATCACCAAGGCAATACTTTGTTTGATATTGTGGCACAATTGCTTCAGCAAACAAAATCTGCACATACAGAAAAGCAGACCAGAATTAGTTTACTAGCAAAGGAAGTTGGCTTTCAGCTGTTATCCGAAGATTTTGAAGTTCGGGTGGTGGATTCCTTGCGAGCTTATGAGGGAAATGGTGAGTCAGAGGTTGTGATCGAGGGTGCAGTTACCAGTTTAAAGGATCAAACTCCTGCAATTCTTGGCGAGAATTTTGATAACAATATGAGTACAACGGATAGTGATAAAAAAGACACCATCGATAAAACTCAAGATACGGAAACTGATTTAATTTCTAATATTCTCTACGAAACTTCCGCTGGCTTTATTCGTATGAAAGATAATGATCTTTTCGATGCAACTGACAAAACTGGAGTGGTAGAGGACAAAAAATCTGATGTTAAAGATCTGGAAGATAATCCTCATCAAATTCAAGAAGTCCCTGGTAATGACGACAAACTTGCAGATACAGTAGGTAATGAGGTAAGGGAAATTGAGATAAGTGATTTCGAGAGCACAAAAGCTAATGAGTTTCAACTTGGGGAAGAACTGCATAATTTTGAGGAAGACATTAAAGAGCATCATGTTGGCAGTGTGGAGGGCAACCTAGATACACCCAAGGAAGCTGCAGTAAATTCGATCTCTACTTCCCCAAGTTTTTCTGATGAGGGCTTAGAAGAATTTAGATCTACATTAGTGAGAAATTTGGATGGGCTGAATAATGAGTTTGGACCTTTTCTAGGTTCTGTTTTTGTGATTGATGCTGGGTATCGGCTGCTGAGATCTCTAACTGCTCGATCTAGTGTTCCTTCTCTGGTAATACTTGATCCAATTTTTCAAGAGCATTATGTTTTTCCTGAGGAAACAGAAATCAGCTACTCTTCGGTAGTTAATTTTGTAGACAAATTTCTGAACCGAAGTCTCTCTCCGTATCAACGTTCCGCTTCATCTATTACAACTACAAAGGAATTCCCAAGGCCACCATTTGTAAATCTGGATTTCCATGAGGCCTATGCTGTACCTCGAGTGACGGCAAACACATTTTGTGAACTAGTTATTGGAATTAGAGCCTGCAAATTTGAAAAAGGAGTATCTTCAGACTCTGAAAATTTTACATCTGCTTGGACGAATGATATTTTGGTGCTTTTCAGCAATTCTTGGTGCGGATTTTGCCAGCGCATGGAGCTTGTTGTGCGTGAAGTATACCGGGCTTTTAAGAACTATATGACCGTGTCCGCCGTTCATGCAAAGAACATTGATCCTTTGCATTTTGAAG ATAATAGTGGAGAATCTCTCCTAAGTAGTCCACCAATTGTATACTTGATGGATTGCACACTGAATGACTGTTCTTCATTCTTAAGGCCTATGGGGAAG TGCTTTATCCAGCAGAGAATAAAACTGGCATTTTTTACGAAGGTGACATGTCAGTCATCAACATTATGGAATTCTTGGAATCTCATGGAAGCAATTCTCACTATCTGA